The following is a genomic window from Miscanthus floridulus cultivar M001 chromosome 14, ASM1932011v1, whole genome shotgun sequence.
caaatatttgaaaaaGAGAAATGATACTCATGGCATATAGATAAGAAAAGTAtttacaccttatttggatcaaggacatacatgtttttggatcaagaaatggtagagaaggggattggaattaagtgaatgaaatttggaaaaagaaCAGTCAGCCCGCAAATACCAGACGTTTCCGGTATGAGTAGGGTTATAAAATGGTCGGTACCCCTTCGGCCAAGTTAGTTTTTCCTCCTTCCAGCCAACCCAGCCGCCTCTCCTCGACCTTCATTGGCGATTTCGTGATTCCActgagaaaaagaagagaaggagatTGGATTGGAGGatatttgcatcaagatcgaaggctctgggacttggatttccaatcgcatcttctttcactctctcaaggtaccctaatctcgaacctcatccgatctaagtggttagggcatgattttgaaatcccttcagtagagatgctacattacctatctagaagcaatgcctagagtttggattggattggttgaagattgagccaaggaccctggttagggttgctgtccgctcatacctgacatgtccggtatgcatatcgAACGTGTCCTCCCTTGTTTCAATTTTCTtagtggttgattcttaggattaagtttaattgtctattgtgttttgtgaaccttttgacctagtttggttgaggtgattacaaagcataggataattattcttatttctatatttcaattaaaataagctatcgtttgggcatgtatctaaaattccttgcaaatcTTTAGATATAGGACAGTAGCTATGAGTGGAAGACAGTAggctaggtccaagcataggcatgatctagctttgtagaaatacaagaaggcaagatagAAAATGCATCCCAGATACAGTCAACAGGAGCAGGGTAGCAGCAGAGCACTCTCTAGGgctactaggggtgctccatagtacaaagagggagacaacagttcttcctctaacatagatacataggagtatagagtggagcccagtaccaaaaagaggaagagcactgacagaggttcAGATGGTagcagctcagatgatgagcaagagattgaggaggagtaGGCAGTATCTCTAGCTCAGCACTAGCCAggtcagggtatgcactatggtttacttgagccacatccaccaagtgtaccctcttatgtttccagagttgactatcgagggaaaggcatgaccagaagAGCCAGAGATGAGAgaagaattgatccaaggggcttgtcTAGGATTCAATTTGATCGTCAATTTCAGACAACCTTTCATACGGACTTCTACACCAGTATGATCCTCACTAGAAACCTAGTGATTGCcaggtcttagtggattgactggcagtacatcAGGGATTTGCAGAAGGCCTTCATTAATCACACTATTGCCATTTGTGAGCATACATgggtttatgagattatggagttctagcatgactggaacacagaggtggtagctcagttctacgccaccctgtatgttgaggaggatgagaggcatatgcactagatgcttgagggctagtggtacagtgttgattatgatgcttttgtagctctacttggcttctcagATGATGATCTTCAGAAAGATAGGATCCACATAGAGCAGGTGTTGCCTCCAGAGTAGCTTGCCTATATGTACCCACCaggggtgagagaggagcagtggggaaggttcaaggtcttcaccctacttacagatacctggacaggatgttcaggaagaccattgattgcaagggtggagataagggaaacattgtagattattctaggaacttgctccataggatggcacctaatGCACGCCCCTTTAGTGTCTTTGACTTCATATGGTGCGAGATCAGGAGCATTGGTGaaaggcccctcaagggctatggttttgctccctacatcatgcacatTATTGAGTAGGTCACATGGCATActtttgagtatgacaaggtacataaggccctaaagattgttgTAGACTTGCCTGAGGTTGGAGTACCTCCAGCAagaccaggaggaggagcagcagcaccagaggtagatgcacttgtaggtggtgtagcagtaagatgagcttcccctctaccacatgctccttcatgttcttcttcacgtCGCcgtagtcctccttctcctattcgcaagatgttcagtgctatctttgggatgtgcaaggacatacagACCTgtgagcagaaggagagggaggctaggaggaaggatacttggactttgaagcagattgcttctagacttgagcttgatcctccttggtatccactatcagatgaggcagctagtgagcctgagattAAGGAGCAGCAACAGGGCAGGTACAACAtagagtttgctgagttccttcagcaatagcagcaggcaccagagcaccctaacactttaccactataggctcgggtgcctactcactctcagccacatcCCAGTGCTGCAgacgagtatgcttcagactAGTGGAGTGACCTTAtgggtagtttctatgacccgtctggtgcgggtggttctcatcCAACCGGTGCTacatgctcagatgatgaggatgttggtagagatgaagatgatgatgagtgatcacaaCTTTCAGAGACAGCTTGCGAGATaaaagagggatgcatcatgttggtagataatgtttcataagtgctcaagccaacccatgtgagttttgagtgtttcagagacaaaagagctaacctgtGTTTTGCTGATCTGGCAAtactcataccggacatgtccggtatgtgcccagccacgataaaattcttattgttcttgggttggttcatcgagagttctgacgtgagtcagaagttccgacggtcaggagttccgacaatggtcgggagttccgatgtctcgtgcttaactgacttagatggttcactgtcctggtcataacAGACGTGTTCGATATTAATActagatgtgtccggtatggacgaccagaggccaacggctagttttcaaatgccttgagggtcagaAATTCTGGCATGCgtcaggagttctgacacctcacaaacttcaactcagttacttattcttcaaatatgctgagggtcaggagttccaacgtgagtcaggagttccgatggtcgggagttccgacgcctcacaacaccACTGTAACTCAGTTACTGTTGgcacagtgtaagtcataccaaacgtgtccggtatgctatccggtatggcaacggctataaaacggctagtttttccaagggggctataaatacccccaagcctccacctttggagccTATTGATTCTACTGatacacatacatgtttttgagccttgccaactctcccaaaccctctcttagtgagtgtgtgatctaaattgccaaatcaattagtgggttgagagaaattcaaaaagagagcaatccaaccacttaagcacttgtgcatattatcaatctcatgatttgcatttgttactcttggattcttcagtcctagatggctaggcatcgccggagagcaccgagagattgtggtgtgccttgaaaagtttgtaatggtcgattctgccacctcagaatcaactagtggaaggaggaaaaggcgttggaaaagactctggctagagtgaccttcgtggtaccctctagggctgaccttcgctgggtcgcccgcagccccctcaatggagagtatgACTCGaatgagtccgaacttcggtaaaacaaataccgTGTCTTAATTcccatttcattcgatatttgtgttgctctagctcttgtgcaggttctctatgtatattgtcatctccagtagatacctacagtttggcttgaagatagaaatcgaaaggagcaagtttggggctgctctgcagaaatcatgtataccagacacgtccggtatttcctacttgtgctaaaaatatttattctctgttctaactttgtgttgcagggttgtagcttctagatatattctttataccttgtttactctgtggctaacttgtgaggggcgatattactcttaatttggagtttccattttggaaaccccttttctaattgtttccgcatttaaaggtgttaattttcagaaacgcctattcacccccctctaggtggcatcctaggtcctttcattggtcatctagctcattaaTGCcacaagcccaagaaagacaagttcaagaagtacaagggcaacaAAGGTGACtcaaatgatgatgaggatgacaagaataaaaacaagccatacaagaataaagatggcaagaagggagagttccacaagaagaagaagaatggcaaggcatacattgttggtgattggctcacggacattgaattATCAAGTGGCTCCTccgataatgatagtgatgatgagaaggagaaggtggccgttattgtgattgactcttcatcacctTCATCTACACCACCACCatcattctctacacacctatgcttcATGGCCAAGGGTGAAAGAAAGGTACAAAAAGAtcatgatagtagtgatgatgaaaatgCTAACCATGATAatagtggtagtgatagtgatgaagaatttgaatcaccttcctatgttgatcttgtcaagttgctaaaccaatacactaaaatcattagaaaggcaagagctaaaaatgaaaagcatgAACTTGAGAAGAAATCACTCTTAGCCAAGTATgacatagccgaaaaggctagtgatgagcttagagaagaaaacaaaattgtgtcatctaaactcaaggagctcaaaacttCTAAGAGAGAGCTTAaagaaaacatgataaacttgagaaagtgcacaatgagctcaccactagctacaaCTTGATAAAAGatgagtacaccaatctcaagatcaatcatgataatttgttctttctcatgagtttttatccaatgagccacatgatgctactaaccatattgtcaagattgatatagctacatcatatgatgatttgattgttgagagcattgtgcaaggttctagtagaaaaggcaagcaagtggttgaggccaacaactatgatgactatgtcaagctcaagaatgagaatgagaagtttagagaagagaacaagaggctcaaaatggagaagaatcatgatgagcttagagagtagaacaagaagctcaagctagaaaaggaatatctcaagaccggtttgagcaagttcacaagaggccaatatctacaaagtgagctactcatgaacactgtgataaagatgaatagaagtggtattggttacttggcacatcaagagaagaaggctca
Proteins encoded in this region:
- the LOC136503201 gene encoding protein PXR1-like, coding for MFSAIFGMCKDIQTCEQKEREARRKDTWTLKQIASRLELDPPWYPLSDEAASEPEIKEQQQGSFYDPSGAGGSHPTGATCSDDEDPKKDKFKKYKGNKGDSNDDEDDKNKNKPYKNKDGKKGEFHKKKKNGKAYIVGDWLTDIELSSGSSDNDSDDEKEKVAVIVIDSSSPSSTPPPSFSTHLCFMAKGERKVQKDHDSSDDENANHDNSGSDSDEEFESPSYVDLVKLLNQYTKIIRKARAKNEKHELEKKSLLAKYDIAEKASDELREENKIVSSKLKELKTSKRELKENMINLRKCTMSSPLATT